TGGTCCGGCGGGTGGTCGGGCTGCGGGGGTCCGTCGACCTCTACATGCACATGGCGCCGCGGCCCGACTACGGCGAGACCGACCCCGACCTCGACGTGCACGACGGCGTCGTCCGGTTCGCCGACGGCGACGTGCACCTCGCCCTGTCCAGCACCGCCGACCTCGAGGTCGAGGACCACGCGGCGACCGCCCGGCTCGCGCTCGGCGCCGGCGAGGCCGTGCTCTTCGTGCTCGAGGTGCTCGCCCCCGGCGAGGAGTCGCGGGGCTGCTGCGAGGACGACGTCGAGGAGCTCTTCGACGCCACCGCCGCGTTCTGGCGCGGGTGGCTCGCGCAGAGCACGTACACCGGTCGCTGGCGCGAGTGGGTCGACCGCTCCGCGCTCACCCTCAAGCTGCTGTGCCACGAGCCCAGCGGCGGGATCGTCGCGGCCCCGACGACCAGCCTGCCCGAGACGATCGGCGGCTCGCGCAACTGGGACTACCGCTACGTCTGGGTCCGCGACGCCGCGTTCAGCGTCTACGCGCTGCTCAGGCTCGGGTTCACCGACGAGGCCTCGGCCTTCGTCCGGTTCCTGTCCGAGCGCCTCGGCGAGGCCGCGGACGACGGCGACGAGGCCGAGCGGCTCGGACCGCTGCGGGTGCTCTACGACCTCGACGGGGGGATCCCGCACGAGCGCGAGCTCGACCACCTCGCCGGCCACCGCGGCTCCCGCCCGGTCCGGGTCGGCAACCAGGCCGTCGACCAGCTCCAGCTCGACGTCTACGGCGAGCTGATCGACTCGGTCTACCTCTACGACAAGCACAGCCGCGGCATCAGCCACGACGCGTGGACCGACCTGACCCGCATCGTCGGCTGGCTGACCGACAACTGGGACCGGCCCGACGCCGGCATGTGGGAGATCCGCGGCGAGCCGCGCACCCACACCACCTCGCTGGTCATGTGCTGGGTCGCGGTGGAGCGGATGATGCGGATCGCGCGGCGCCGCGGCCTGCCCGGCGACCTCTCCGCGCTGGCGGCGACCCGGGACGCGATCTACGAGCGGGTGATGACCGACTGCTGGAACGACGAGCTCGGCGCGTTCACCGCGTTCGCCGGGGGCGACGTCCTCGACGCCGGGACGCTGCTGATGCCGATGGTGAAGATGGTGGCCCCGGACGACCCGCGCTTCCTCTCCACGCTGGCGATCGTCGAGGAGCGGCTGGTCACCGACAGCCTGGTGCTGCGCTACGACGCCGAGACGTTCGACGACGGCGTCGGGGACGGCGACGGCGACGAGGCCGGAGAGGGCACGTTCTCGCTCTGCTCGTTCTGGTACGTCGAGGCGCTCACCCGCTCCGGGCGGCTGGACGACGCGCGGCTGGCGCTGGAGAAGATGTTCACCTACGCCAACCACCTCGGGCAGTACGCCGAGCAGGTCGGCCTCAACGGCGAGCAGCTCGGCAACTTCCCGCAGGCGTTCACCCACCTGAGCCTGGTCAGCGCCGTGATCAACCTGGACCGTAGCCTCAGCCGGTGACCTCGCCGACCGACACCGTCCCGCAGGATCGCTCCCTCCGGGTCGCGATCGGCATCCCGCTGGTGCTGGCGATGCTGTCGATGATCGGCCCGTTCAGCATCGACACGCCGTTCCCGGCGTTCACCTCGATGGGCCGTGCGCTCGACGCCTCGACCGGCCAGCTCCAGCTCGTCGTCACCGCCTACATGCTCGCCTTCGCGGCGATGAGCATCTTCCACGGGCCGCTGTCCGACGCCGTCGGCCGGCGCCCGGTCATCCTGGGCTCGCTCGGGGTCTACGCCGTCGCGTCGGTCGCCTGCGCGTTCGCCACCTCCCTCGAGCTGCTGCTGCTCGGGCGGGTCGTGCAGGGCCTGGCCGCCGGCGGTTCGACGATCGTGAGCCGTACCGTGATCCGCGACCTGTTCGAGGGCCGCGAGGCGCAGCGGATGATGAGCCAGGTCGCGGTGATCTTCGGCGTCGCGCCCGCGATCGCCCCGGTCGTCGGCGGGCTGCTGGTCCAGGTCGGTCCGTGGCAGACCGTGTTCTGGGCGATGGCCGTGCTCGCGCTGGTGCTGGTGGCGGCCTGCGCCCTGCTGCTGCCGGAGAGCCACCCGCCGGAGCGGCGTACGCCCCTGCGCGTCGGCGCGGTCCTCGGCGGGCTCGCCGCCGTGGTCCGGGTGCCGGCGTTCCACCGGATGGCCTGGGCCGGCACCTTCGTGTTCGGCGCGCAGTTCCTCTACATCGGCGGCGCCTCGATCTTCGTCGTGGACCTGCTCGGCGAGGGCGAGCTCGACTTCTGGAAGCTGTTCGTGCCGATGATCGGCGCGATGGTCGTCGGCTCGATCGGCAGCGGCCGCTACGGCCGGCTGGTCTCCAGCAGCCGGCTCGTGTCGATCGGCTACGCCGTCAGCACGGCCGGTGCCCTGCTCGGGGTGGCGGTCGCGCTCACGCCGGCCGGCGAGGTGCTGCCGTGGGCGGTCGTCGGGGTGTCGCTGATCGCCTTCGGCAACGGTCTGGCCTACCCCAACATCCAGCTCCTGATGCTCGACCTGGTGCCGACCCGGCGCGGCGCGGTGATGTCGGCGGCGTCCTTCGTGACCCTCGTCTTCAACGCGGCCAGCGCGGCGCTGCTCGCGCCCTACGCCGGCCGCTCCGTCCTCGGCTTCGCCGTGGCCGCCGCGGTCTGCGTGGTGCTGGGCTGGGCCTGCTGGCGCTCGCACCAGCGCGCCTCCCGCGCCTGAGCCCGCCACTGCCCGAGCGGTGCGTGAGGGGGATTCCCCGTTCGGGAAACCCGCCTCACGCACCGCCACGGGTGCGGCGACGAGGGCGTCAGCGCATCAGTACTGCGCGTCCTGCTCGACGCGGGCCCGGGCCTGCTGGGCCTGCTCGGTCACGCTCGGCGCGGCGGCCGCGTGCTGCTTGATGCGCGGGGCCTCCTCCTCGGCCTTGGTGAGGTAGCCCTCCCAGCGCTGCTGCATGGGACGGACCAGGCCGCCGCCGACGCCGACGATGATCACGCCGGCGACCGTGGCGAGGATCGCGACCAGGACGGGGGTGGTGACGGTGGTGGCGACGCCGACCTGGTTGAGCGCGGCGACGATGCCGAGGAACAGGATGAAGATCGACGCGACGTTGGCGACCGTGCGGCCGTAGGACAGGCCGCCGAGGGTGCCCTCGACGAGGGTCTTGACCGCGGCCGCGATGGCCGAGGCGACGACGATGATGATGATCGCCACGATCAGGCTCGGGAGGAACAGGATGACGCGCTCGATCAGGTCGCTGATCGGGTTCGGGCCGAAGACGCCGAAGGCGAGCTGCAGCACGAAGAGCATGAGCGTGTAGTAGATGAGCTTGGCGACCACGTCGCTGGCGTCCATCTTCGAGTTGGCCAGCGCCTTCTTCACGCCGCCGCGCTCGACGGCGCGGTCGAAGCCGACGCGCTCGAGCACCGCGTCCAGCGCCTTGGCGATGCCCTTGGCGACGAGCAGTCCGACGATGAGGACGATCAGGAACAGCAGCAGCTTCGGCACGAAGTCAGAGATGACGGCGATGCCGTCGCTGACGCCGTCCTCGAGGGTGTCTTGCATGGTGGGGCCTTCCTAGGCGGGGCGGGCGAGGTGCGCGCCCGTCGGTTTACGTTGTAAACAGACCACGGCCGCTCCCTGCGCGGCAACCTCCGCCGCTCCCAGGGGTGAGGTCGGTGCCCCGCGTCTGGCTACAGTCGGGAGCACCGCGCGCCCCACCGGGGCGGCCCTGCCGCGAGGAGAGGGATGACGTCCGCCGACCGTCCCGGAGGCCCGGGGGACCCCGACCTGGCCGCGATCGCGGGCGACCCGCTGCCGTCCGAGCGGCAGCCGCTGTCCACCGAGCGGATCGTCGACGCCGCGGTCGCGTTCATCGACGAGCACGGCCTGCCGGGCCTGACGATGCGTCGCCTCGGGACCGAGCTGGGCGTCGAGGCGATGGCGCTCTACCGCTACGTCCCCGGCAAGGAGGACCTGCTCGACGCCGTCGTGGACCGGATGATCGCCCGCATGCGCGCCGACGCCGACGTCCTCGACGAGCCGCGCGACGGCTGGCAGGACTTCCTGGTGCGGCTCGCGCACGGCGTCCGGCGGATCGCCCTGGAGCACCCGAAGGCGTTCCCGCTGGTCGCCTCACGACCGCCGGAGGCCCCGTGGCTGCGGCCGCCGCTGCGCAGCCTCGACTGGGTCGAGGTCTTCCTCACCGGCCTCCTGTCGGAGGGGTTCACCGACGAGGCCGCGGTCGCCGCCTACCGCGCCTACACCAGCTTCCTGCTCGGCCACCTGCTCCTCGAGGTCGCCAACCACGGCGCCGACGTGGGCCCGCTCGACGTGCTGGACGACGAGCAGGGCACCCCCGAAGGCCTCGACGCGTACCCGACGGTCCAGCGGCTGCGTGCCGCGCTGTCCCAGGACCGGGCCGCGGTCGAGTTCGAGGAGAGCCTGGAGGGCCTGCTCGACCGGATGACGCTGCTGCGCAACGAGCACCTGGCCTGAACGCGGCTACGAGGTCCAGGCGCGCCAGAGCCCGGCGTACTCGCCGTCGAGGTCGATCAGCTCGTGGTGGCTGCCGAGCTCGACGATCCGCCCGTCGATCACCACCGCGATCCGGTCGGCGTCGTGGGCGGTGTGCAGCCGGTGCGCGATCGCGACGACCGTACGTCCCTCGAGCAGGCTGTTCATCGAGCCCTCGAGGGTGCGCGCGGTGCGCGGGTCGATCAGCGAGGTCGCCTCGTCCAGCACGAGGGTGTGCGGGTCGGCGATGATCAGCCGGGCGAGCGCGACCTGCTGGGCCTGCGCGGGGGTGAGCGCCTGGCGGCCCGAGCCGATGGTGGTGTCGAGGCCGTCGGGCAGCCGCTCGACCCAGCCGAGCGCACCGACGGCGCGCAGCGCCTCGCGCACGGCGTCGTCGGAGGAGTCCTCGCGCGCCAGCACGACGTTGTCGCGCACGGTGCCGATGAAGACGTGGTGCTCCTGGGTCACCAGCGCGACCTCGGTGCGCAGCACCTCGAGCGGCAGGTCGACGAGGTCGACGCCGCCGACCCGGGCCGTCCCGGTGCGGGGGCGGTTGATGCCGGCGAGGAGGCGACCGAGCGTCGACTTGCCCGAGCCGCTCGGCCCGACCACCGCGAGCCGCTCGCCGGTGCGCAGGCGCAGGTCGACGCCGTGCAGCACGTCGTGGCCCTCGCGGTAGGCGAAGCGCAGGTCCTCGCCGACCAGCTCGACGCCGTCGGGGAGCCGGTCGCCGGGCTCGCGGTCCGGCGGGACCTCGGCGATGCCGAGCAGGCGGCTGGTCGACGCCGCGCCGACCTGCAACCGGTCGACCTCGCCGATCACGGCGTCGAGCGGCTCGCCCAGCGCGACGACGTAGAGCATCGCTGCGGTGATCTGGCCGAGGTCGACCCAGCCCTGGGAGTAGCCCCACGCGCCGACGACGAGCGTCACCACCTGCGGCACCTGGAAGGCGCCGTTGAGCGCGGCGAAGAGCACGTTGCGCAGCGTCATGCCGTAGCGCTCGGCCTGGGCCGAGACCTCGATGTCGTCGCTGCCGGCGCGCACCCGCGCGCCCGAGAGGCCGAGCGCCTCGACGGTGCGCGCGCCCTCGACCGTCTCGGTGAGGGTGGTGTTGATCCGCGAGTACGTCGCGCCCTCGGTGATGTACGCCTTCGGCGCGCGCCGGAGGTAGGTGCGGACCGCGGGGGTGCAGAGCGCGAAGACGACGAGCGCCGGCACCGCGAGCACCAGCGAGTTGAGCAGCATCGCCACGACCGACAGCACGACCGTGAGCAGCGAGATCAGCAGCCGCGGCACGCCCCACTGCACCGAGCGGGCCATGGTGCCGACGTCGCGGGTGACGCGGGTGACCAGGTCGCCGGTGCTGGCGCCCTCGACCCGGCCGACGGGCAGCCGCAGGATCGTGCGCACGACGTACTCGCGCGCGGAGGCGAGCAGGTCCTGGCCGAAGTGGGTGGAGGTCCGCTGGGCGCCGAAGGTGAAGAGCGCCTGCAGCACCACGACGCCGACGACGGTGAGCGCGAGCGCGTCCAGTCCCTCGACGGCGTCGCCCTGCTCGACCCGGTTGACCAGGGCGCCGAGCAGCCGCGGGACGACCAGCGCCGACCCGGCCGCGAGGGCGTTGAGCAGCACGAGCAGCGCGAAGGACCGCTTCTTGCTGCGCACCAGGTCGGCGAAGAAGTGCAGCACGGCGCGGTTGCCCGAGACCGGCCAGCCGCGCACCGGGTTGCGGGACGCGGCATAGACGTCCTCGGCCCGCTGACGGCGCAGGTCGTGGCGCTGCCACAGCGCGTGGTGCCGCTCGCGGACGGTGCCGCCGGTCGGCGGGCGCAGCGCGTCGGGGACCACGGGCGGGTCGTCGGTGCGGTCACGCCAGGTCTCGGCGGAGGTGGCGAGCAGGTCGGTGGTCACCGGGACACCTCCTCGTCGTCGAGCGCGCGGGCGACGACCCGGCGGTAGTCCGGGTCGCCGGCCAGCAGGTCGGCGTGCCGGCCCTCGGCGACGACGGTGCCGTCGTGGAGCAGCACCACGCGGTCGGCGTGGTGCAGCCACAGGGGCGACACGGTCGTCACGACGGTGGTGCGGCCGCGACGGGTCGCCGCGACCCGCTCGGCGACGCGGGCCTCGGTGTGGGCGTCGACCGCCGACGTGGGCTCCACCAGCACCAGCACGGGCGGGTCGGCGGCGACCGCGCGGGCGAGCACGACGCGCTGGCGCTGGCCGCCGGACAGGCCGCGGCCGCGCTCGTCGAGCTGGCCCTGCCAGCCCTCGGGCAGCGCGTCGTAGACGTCCTCGGCGTTGGCCACGCGCAGGGCGTGCTCCGCCTGCTCCCGGGTCAGCCGGCCGTGCGGGTCGACGGCGTCCTGCAGGGTGCCGGCGAAGAGCTGGCTGGACGTGTCGCTCACCAGCACCTGGCGGCGTACGTCGTCGAGCGCGGCGCGCGACAGGTCGACCCCGCCGAGGGTGACGCCCCACTCGCGGGCGGCGCGCTCCTCGTCGAGCGCGGCGATGCGGGCACGCTCCTGCGCGCGGGCGGCGCGGGAGCGGCGGGCGGCGCGACCCTTGAGGCCGTCCTCGTCGTCCGCCGCGACCGGCTCGGTGTCGGCGGGGAGGTAGCGGCCGAGCCGGTCGGCGAGCGCCGCGCTCTGCTCGGGCACCGCGCTGACCACGACCGTCAGCTGGCCCGGCGCGACGGTGAGGCCGCTCGCGGCGTCGTGCAGCGCGGCCGTGCCGTCGAGCGCGACGGCCGACGCGGGGTCGCGCCACGGCGGGCGCTGCTCCATGATCGCGATCGCCTTGCGGGCGCTGACCAGCGACCGGGTGCCCTTCTGGGCGAGCTCGAAGAAGGTGCGGATCGGGCCGACCATGAACAGGCCGTAGCCGAGGAAGGTGATCAGCTCCCCGACCGTCAGCTCGCCGGAGGCGACCTCGCGGGTGCCGAGCCAGACGAGGGCGACGAGGAAGACGCCGGAGAGCAGCACGCCCACGGCCTCGACCGCCGCCTGCCAGATGCCGGCGGCGACGCCGGCCCGCTTCGCCGACTGCGACTGCCGGTCGTAGTTGGTGCCGAAGGTCTGCTCGCCGCCGATGCCGCGGAGGATCCGGAGGCCGGCGACGATGTCGGTCGCGAGCGAGGTCAGGTCGGAGGTGCGCGAGCGCTCGACCTGCTGGCGGCGGTGCAGCGGCCGCAGCAGCGGGAGCGCGGCGCCGAGCAGCACCGGCGCGGCGACGAGGGTGAGCACGCCGAGCTGCCACGACATCGTCAGGACGATAGTGGCGACGGTCAGGTAGGACACCAGCTGGCCGAGCGCCCGCGCCACGATCTCGGTGAGCGCGCCGAACTCGTCGGAGTCGCTGGAGGCGACGCTGAGCACCTCGCCGGTGGGGGAGCGGCGGGGCAGCACGTGCCCCATCTGCGCCACCTTGCGGGTGACCATCTCGAGGGTGCCGTAGAGGCCGACCAGCCAGCTGCGCACCACCAGCGTGTGCGACACGATCCCGAAGACCGCGCCGATGAGGACGACGAGCAGCAGCAGCGCGGCCCACCCGAGGAGCGCGGACGTCGAGCCGCCGACGATGCCCTGGTCGATGGCCCGGCCGAAGATCCACGGGCCCAGCGTCATCGGCAGGAACCACAGGGCGTAGCACAGCGACGAGAGCGCGATGAGCGCCTTCTGCTGCCCCAGCACCCACCGGAGGAAGGCTGCGGGCGAACGGGTGTCGGGGTCCGGGCTGGGCGCGTCGTCGGTGCCGGTGAAGAACGTCGCGACCCGGGGAGGGAAGTCCTGCATGTCGAGGACGACCCTAGGCGGCCGCCCCACACCGGCACGACCCGTTTACGGCCGATGTGGGGCGTGACACGCCACGGTGGGTGCCGGGGTCAGGCGGCGCCGTGCTCCGGGTAGTCGGTGTAGCCCTCGGCGTCGCCGCCGTAGAACGACTCGGGACGCTGGGGGTTGAGCGGCAGGCCCTCGGCGAGCCGGCGCGGCAGGTCGGGGTTGGCGATGAACGTACGCCCGAAGGCGGCGGCGTCGACGAAGCCGGCCTCGAGCAGCCGGTCGGCCTTCTCGCGGTCGTAGCCGCCCGCGCCGACGATCGGGCCGGGGTGGGCCTCGCGCAGCGCGCGCCGGTAGTCGTCGTCGAGCTCGGGGCCCCCTGCCCAGTCGGGCTCGGAGAGGTGCAGGAACGCCAGCTCGCGGCGCCCGAGCTCGCCGGCGACGAACAGCCCGGCCTCGGCCCCCTCGGGGTCCTCGGTGCCGTTGAAGGAGCCGATCGGGGAGATCCGGATCCCGACGCGGTCGGCGGACCAGGCGTCGGCCACGGCGTCGACGACCTCGAGCATCAGCCGGGCCCGGCCGGCCAGCGAGCCGCCGTACTCGTCGTCGCGCTGGTTGGCGTCCGCGGCGAGGAACTGGTGCAGCAGGTAGCCGTGGGCGCCGTGGATCTCGACCAGGTCGAACCCGGCCTCGCGCGCGTTGACGGTGGCCTTGCGGTAGTCGTCGACGACGCGCGGGAGCTCCTCGAGCGCGAGGGCGCGCGGGGTCGGGCACGGCACGCGGGTGGGGCGACCATCCTCGCCGCGCACGGTGGTGCGGTTGCGGTAGGGCACGGCGCTGGCCGAGACCGTCGGCTGCCCGTCGTGGAACGACTCGTGCGAGACCCGGCCGGTGTGCCAGAGCTGGGCGGCGATCAGCCCGCCCGCCTCGTGCACCGCGTCGGTGACCTGCCGCCACCCGGCGACCTGCTCGGCGCTGTGGATGCCGGGGGTGTCCATGTAGCCCTTGCCCTCGGGGCTGATCTGGGTGCCCTCCGACACCAGCAGCCCGGCGCTCGCGCGCTGGACGTAGTAGTCGCGCATGAGGGCGTTCGGGACGTCGCCGGGCGGCGTCGCCCGCATCCGGGTCAGTGGGGCCATGAGGACGCGGTTCGGGATCGTCACCGCGCCGAGGTCGAGGGGTTCGAACAACGAAGGCATGACTGGCGCCAACCGCGGGCGGGGGACCGCTATTCCGGGTGGTTGCCCGGATCACACCGTGGGGCACTATGGGGAGCGTGACGCTCCTCTCCCAGCTGCGAGACGTACCGGCCAGGCTCCGCAACGAGGCCCGGCAGGTGCCCACCCACGACATCGACGAGGACGGCGTCGAGGTCGAGTCGACGTCCCACGCGGCGGCGGGCGCGACGGCGGTCGCGGTCGCCATGCGCCGTGCGATCGGGCAGATGGGCGTGCGCCGCACCGCCTCCACGCTCACCCGCCTCAACCAGGTCGACGGGTTCGACTGCCAGGGCTGCGCCTGGCCCGACCCCGCCCCGGGCCACCGGCACGTCGCCGAGTTCTGCGAGAACGGCGCGAAGGCCGTCGCCGAGGAGGCGACCCGCCAGCACCTCGACCGCGCGTTCTTCGCCGAGCACTCGGTCGAGGACCTCGCCGGGCGCACCGAGTTCTGGCTCGGCAAGCAGGGCCGGATCACCGAGCCGATGGTGCTGCGCCCCGGCGCCACCCACTACGAGCCGATCTCGTGGGACGACGCGTTCGCGACGATCGCCGGCCACCTGCGCCGGCTCGACAGCCCCGACCAGGCGACGTTCTACACCTCGGGCAAGACCTCCAACGAGGCGGCGTTCGTCTACCAGCTCTTCGCCCGCAGCCTCGGCACCAACAACCTGCCCGACTGCTCGAACATGTGCCACGAGTCGTCCGGCTCGGCGCTCAGCGAGACCATCGGCATCGGCAAGGGCTCGGTCAGCCTCGAGGACATCCACCAGGCCAAGCTGCTGCTGGTCGTCGGGCAGAACCCCGGCACCAACCACCCGCGGATGCTGTCGGCGCTGGAGGAGGCCAAGTCCCGCGGCGCGAAGATCATCTCGGTCAACCCGCTCGAGGAGGCGGGCCTGGTCCGGTTCAAGAACCCGCAGAAGCCCAAGGGCCTCGCCGTCGGGACCCCGCTGGCCGACCTGCACCTGCCGATCCGCCTCAACGGCGACCTGGCGTTCTTCCAGGCGATCGGCGCGCTGCTCGTCGAGTGGGACGCCCTCGACCACGACTTCCTCGAGCAGTACACGACCGGCCTCGACGACTACGTCGCCCACGTGGCCGACCTGGACTGGGCCAAGGTCGAGGCCTCGACCGGCCTGACCCGCGAGCAGATCACCGAGGCGGCCCGGATGGTCGCGGACTCGCCGGCCACCGTCACCTGCTGGGCGATGGGCATCACCCAGCACCACAACGCGGTCGGCACGATCAAGGAGATCGTCAACGTCGCGCTGCTGCAGGGCAACATCGGCCGGCCCGGCGCCGGGGTGTGCCCCGTCCGCGGCCACTCCAACGTGCAGGGCGACCGCACGATGGGCATCTGGGAGCGGGTGCCCGACCACTTCCTCGACGCGATCCGCGACGAGTTCGGCTTCGAGCCGCCCCGCGAGCACGGCCTCGACACGGTCGGCTCGATCCAGGCGCTGCGCGACGGCAAGATCCGCGTCTTCTTCGGCATGGGCGGCAACTTCGTCGGCGCCGCGCCCGACACCGAGGCCACCGAGAAGGCCATGCGCAACGCGGCCCTCACCGTGCACGTCTCGACCAAGCTCAACCGCTCCCACGTCGTCACCGGGTCCGAGGCGCTCATCCTCCCGGCGCTCGGCCGCAGCGAGAAGGACCTCACCGGCGGCCGGGTGCAGCGGGTCACGGTCGAGGACTCGATGTCCGCGGTCCACGCCTCCCAGGGCCCGCTCGACCCGCCCTCGGAGCACGTCCGCTCCGAGGTCGACATCGTCTGCTCGATGGCGATCGCCACGCTCGGCGAGGAGTCGCCGGTCCCGTGGGCGGCGTTCCGCGAGGACTACACCGAGATCCGGCGTCGCATCGCCCGGGTGGTGCCCGGCTGCGCGGCGTACGACGAGAAGGTCGACGAGCCCGGCGGGTTCGTCCTGCCGCACCCGCCCCGCGACAACCGGATCTTCGAGACCCCGAGCGGGCGGGCGGTGATCACCTCGACGCCGCTGGACGTGCTCGACGTGCCGCGCGGTCGCTTCCTGCTGCAGTCGATGCGCTCGCACGACCAGTTCAACACCACGATCTACGGCCTCGACGACCGCTACCGCGGCGTCAAGGGCGGACGCCGCGTCGTCTTCGTCAACCCCGACGACCTGCGCGACCTCGAGCTCGCCGACGGTGACCTCGTCGACCTGGTGAGCGAGTGGAAGGACGGCGTCGAGCGCACCGCCCGGTCCTTCCGGGTCGTTCCCTACGACCAGCCGCGCGGCTGCGTCGCGGCCTACTACCCCGAGGCGAACCCGCTCGTCCCGCTCGACTCCACGGCCGAGAAGAGCAACCAGCCGGTCTACAAGTCCGTCGTCGTGCGCATCGAGCGACCGGGCACGACGGGCGGCGCGACGGACGGCGGCTCGCACGGCTCGAGCGACCAGGGCACCGGCTCGATGCGGCAGGACGACCCGCACCACCTGAGCTGAGCCACCCGGGACGTCTCCGACCAAAGTCGGAGCTCGTCCCGGGGGCCGCGCACGGATTGCCGGACGCGGGTACCGTGGCGCTCGATGGTCGCGCAGATCGAGGTGCTCACCTCGCGCGAGGTCCCGCTGGGGGGACCCCGTGCCATGCGCGTGCGCCGTACGCTCCCGCAGCGCCACCGCTCGCTCATCGGCGCCTGGTGCTTCGTCGACCACTTCGGCCCCGACGAGGTCGACCAGACCGGCGGCATGGTCGTGGCGCCCCACCCGCACACCGGGCTGCAGACGGTGAGCTGGCTCTTCGAGGGCGAGATCGAGCACCGCGACTCCGCCGGCAACCACGCGACGGTCCGCCCGGGCGAGCTCAACCTGATGACCTCGGGTCGCGGCATCAGCCACACCGAGGTCTCCACCGACGCCACGACCGTCCTGCACGGCGCCCAGCTCTGGGTCGCGCTGCCCGACGCCACCCGCGACGCCCACCCCGGCTTCCACCACTACGCCCCCGACCCGGTCCGCGGACCGGGCTGGGAGGTGCGGGTCTTCCTCGGCGAGGTGCTCGGGGCGTCCTCCCCGGTCCCCACCCACACGCCGCTGCTGGGCGCCGAGCTGATGCTCGCCCCGGGGCGCACGCTGGAGGTCGAGGTCGACGAGGCCTTCGAGCACGGCGTGCTGCTCGACGTCGGGGTGATCGAGGTCGAGGGCGCCGAGGTCAAGCCGAGCGACCTGGCCTACGTCCCGCACGGGCGCCGCACGCTCACCGTCACCGCCCACGAGGAGGCGCGGCTGCTGCTGCTCGGCGGCCCGCCCTTCGGCGAGGCGATCGTGATGTGGTGGAACTTCATCGGCCGCTCCCACGACGAGGTCGCGGGCCACCGCCGCGCGTGGATGGAGCAGGTCGAGGGCGGCCTGACCGACGGTCGGTTCGGCCTGGTCGACACCGACCTGGAGCCGATCCCCGCGCCCGTGCTCCCCAACGTGAGGCTCAAGGAGCGCCGCTGACCCGGTGTCGGTGACGTGCGCGAGGATGCACGCATGGACGCGAGGGGTGCCGTGATCGGCGACGACGGTGTGGCCCGCTGCCCGTGGGCCA
Above is a genomic segment from Nocardioides okcheonensis containing:
- a CDS encoding glycoside hydrolase family 15 protein, producing MPERDAPRIADHGLVGDLRTAALVATDGTIDWFCPGRFDAPSVFASVLDPDAGAWRLGPDDPEARSQQYYHPETNILVTRFMTERGVVEVQDFMPVLRAHDPDHHQRLVRRVVGLRGSVDLYMHMAPRPDYGETDPDLDVHDGVVRFADGDVHLALSSTADLEVEDHAATARLALGAGEAVLFVLEVLAPGEESRGCCEDDVEELFDATAAFWRGWLAQSTYTGRWREWVDRSALTLKLLCHEPSGGIVAAPTTSLPETIGGSRNWDYRYVWVRDAAFSVYALLRLGFTDEASAFVRFLSERLGEAADDGDEAERLGPLRVLYDLDGGIPHERELDHLAGHRGSRPVRVGNQAVDQLQLDVYGELIDSVYLYDKHSRGISHDAWTDLTRIVGWLTDNWDRPDAGMWEIRGEPRTHTTSLVMCWVAVERMMRIARRRGLPGDLSALAATRDAIYERVMTDCWNDELGAFTAFAGGDVLDAGTLLMPMVKMVAPDDPRFLSTLAIVEERLVTDSLVLRYDAETFDDGVGDGDGDEAGEGTFSLCSFWYVEALTRSGRLDDARLALEKMFTYANHLGQYAEQVGLNGEQLGNFPQAFTHLSLVSAVINLDRSLSR
- a CDS encoding multidrug effflux MFS transporter, whose product is MTSPTDTVPQDRSLRVAIGIPLVLAMLSMIGPFSIDTPFPAFTSMGRALDASTGQLQLVVTAYMLAFAAMSIFHGPLSDAVGRRPVILGSLGVYAVASVACAFATSLELLLLGRVVQGLAAGGSTIVSRTVIRDLFEGREAQRMMSQVAVIFGVAPAIAPVVGGLLVQVGPWQTVFWAMAVLALVLVAACALLLPESHPPERRTPLRVGAVLGGLAAVVRVPAFHRMAWAGTFVFGAQFLYIGGASIFVVDLLGEGELDFWKLFVPMIGAMVVGSIGSGRYGRLVSSSRLVSIGYAVSTAGALLGVAVALTPAGEVLPWAVVGVSLIAFGNGLAYPNIQLLMLDLVPTRRGAVMSAASFVTLVFNAASAALLAPYAGRSVLGFAVAAAVCVVLGWACWRSHQRASRA
- a CDS encoding mechanosensitive ion channel family protein, with amino-acid sequence MQDTLEDGVSDGIAVISDFVPKLLLFLIVLIVGLLVAKGIAKALDAVLERVGFDRAVERGGVKKALANSKMDASDVVAKLIYYTLMLFVLQLAFGVFGPNPISDLIERVILFLPSLIVAIIIIVVASAIAAAVKTLVEGTLGGLSYGRTVANVASIFILFLGIVAALNQVGVATTVTTPVLVAILATVAGVIIVGVGGGLVRPMQQRWEGYLTKAEEEAPRIKQHAAAAPSVTEQAQQARARVEQDAQY
- a CDS encoding TetR/AcrR family transcriptional regulator, producing the protein MTSADRPGGPGDPDLAAIAGDPLPSERQPLSTERIVDAAVAFIDEHGLPGLTMRRLGTELGVEAMALYRYVPGKEDLLDAVVDRMIARMRADADVLDEPRDGWQDFLVRLAHGVRRIALEHPKAFPLVASRPPEAPWLRPPLRSLDWVEVFLTGLLSEGFTDEAAVAAYRAYTSFLLGHLLLEVANHGADVGPLDVLDDEQGTPEGLDAYPTVQRLRAALSQDRAAVEFEESLEGLLDRMTLLRNEHLA
- a CDS encoding ABC transporter ATP-binding protein, encoding MTTDLLATSAETWRDRTDDPPVVPDALRPPTGGTVRERHHALWQRHDLRRQRAEDVYAASRNPVRGWPVSGNRAVLHFFADLVRSKKRSFALLVLLNALAAGSALVVPRLLGALVNRVEQGDAVEGLDALALTVVGVVVLQALFTFGAQRTSTHFGQDLLASAREYVVRTILRLPVGRVEGASTGDLVTRVTRDVGTMARSVQWGVPRLLISLLTVVLSVVAMLLNSLVLAVPALVVFALCTPAVRTYLRRAPKAYITEGATYSRINTTLTETVEGARTVEALGLSGARVRAGSDDIEVSAQAERYGMTLRNVLFAALNGAFQVPQVVTLVVGAWGYSQGWVDLGQITAAMLYVVALGEPLDAVIGEVDRLQVGAASTSRLLGIAEVPPDREPGDRLPDGVELVGEDLRFAYREGHDVLHGVDLRLRTGERLAVVGPSGSGKSTLGRLLAGINRPRTGTARVGGVDLVDLPLEVLRTEVALVTQEHHVFIGTVRDNVVLAREDSSDDAVREALRAVGALGWVERLPDGLDTTIGSGRQALTPAQAQQVALARLIIADPHTLVLDEATSLIDPRTARTLEGSMNSLLEGRTVVAIAHRLHTAHDADRIAVVIDGRIVELGSHHELIDLDGEYAGLWRAWTS